From the genome of Bradyrhizobium elkanii USDA 76, one region includes:
- a CDS encoding sugar ABC transporter substrate-binding protein yields MPGTDKGMDKASTTRRDLLQMAAAGGAAAGLFGGMGMTTSALAAEMGRSEKPLKAAFSNAGLQATWCAQGKQAAEFWGKLFNVEVTWFDGQLDAVKQRAAIDNMASQKWDFVAIQAFGIGTLTQPVQKMIDAGTPVIDMDTLIAPLDQINVHSFLAPDNEFMGASVTQALCNAIGGKGKVIMTQGALGHTGAQGRAKGFNSVIKQFPNIEVLDTQPADWDVSKTARLWETYLTKYSQIDAAFFHNDDMALAAYNIMKARNRTNILIGGVDAMPPAIQAVSEGRMFATVRNPSCRIHGGAIVAGVAAVVGGEKSGQGIPKNVVTDGPVVTKANAAGMQWMEDHFLI; encoded by the coding sequence ATGCCAGGGACCGACAAGGGGATGGACAAGGCGTCGACGACGCGGCGCGACCTTCTGCAGATGGCGGCGGCAGGTGGAGCTGCGGCCGGCCTGTTCGGCGGAATGGGCATGACGACGTCCGCGCTCGCCGCCGAAATGGGACGCTCGGAAAAGCCGCTGAAGGCGGCGTTCTCCAACGCCGGACTGCAGGCGACGTGGTGCGCGCAGGGCAAGCAGGCCGCCGAGTTCTGGGGCAAGCTGTTCAACGTCGAAGTGACCTGGTTCGACGGCCAGCTCGATGCCGTCAAGCAGCGCGCCGCGATCGACAACATGGCGTCGCAGAAATGGGACTTCGTCGCGATCCAGGCGTTCGGCATCGGCACGCTGACCCAGCCGGTGCAGAAGATGATCGACGCCGGCACTCCCGTGATCGACATGGACACGCTTATTGCTCCTCTCGATCAAATTAACGTCCACTCGTTCCTCGCGCCCGACAACGAGTTCATGGGCGCCTCGGTGACGCAGGCGCTGTGCAACGCGATCGGCGGCAAGGGCAAGGTCATCATGACCCAGGGCGCGCTCGGCCACACCGGCGCGCAGGGCCGCGCCAAGGGCTTCAACTCGGTCATCAAGCAGTTCCCGAACATCGAGGTGCTGGACACCCAGCCCGCCGACTGGGACGTCTCCAAGACCGCCCGGCTCTGGGAAACCTATCTGACCAAATATTCGCAGATCGACGCCGCCTTCTTCCACAATGACGACATGGCGCTCGCCGCCTACAACATCATGAAGGCGCGCAACCGCACCAACATCCTGATCGGCGGCGTCGACGCCATGCCGCCGGCGATCCAGGCGGTCAGCGAAGGCCGCATGTTCGCGACCGTCCGCAATCCGTCCTGCCGCATCCATGGCGGCGCGATCGTCGCGGGCGTCGCCGCCGTGGTCGGCGGCGAAAAGAGCGGCCAGGGCATTCCGAAGAACGTCGTGACCGATGGTCCCGTCGTGACCAAGGCCAACGCCGCCGGCATGCAATGGATGGAGGATCACTTCCTGATCTGA
- a CDS encoding globin, with protein sequence MTPSSNPIERSFELAAAACDDLTPFVYRRLFREHPETQAMFRTEGSEPVKGAMLQLTIEAILDFAGERRGHFRLIESEVFSHDAYGTPRELFVAFFAMIADSLRDILGEQWTAEIDAAWHTLLGDIEAIVLQQKHLVDERP encoded by the coding sequence ATGACTCCATCCTCGAATCCGATCGAACGCAGCTTTGAGCTCGCAGCAGCGGCTTGCGATGATCTGACACCGTTCGTGTATCGCCGCCTGTTTCGCGAACATCCTGAGACGCAGGCGATGTTTCGCACCGAAGGCAGCGAGCCTGTGAAAGGCGCGATGCTGCAGCTGACGATCGAAGCCATCCTCGATTTCGCGGGCGAGCGCCGCGGACATTTTCGCCTGATCGAATCGGAGGTGTTCTCGCACGACGCCTACGGCACGCCGCGCGAACTGTTCGTGGCATTCTTCGCGATGATTGCCGACAGCTTGCGCGACATTCTCGGCGAGCAGTGGACTGCGGAGATCGATGCTGCGTGGCACACGCTGCTCGGCGACATCGAAGCCATCGTGCTGCAGCAGAAACATCTCGTGGACGAGAGGCCGTAG
- a CDS encoding DUF2946 domain-containing protein, which translates to MRRRLKNFLPIVLVALLVQILAPIGACWAANLAASDPLAAATICHGDAGSRAGQGDQTSHDAHDGCCSACSVLQTGAPVDSPQVAAQAVVRLPSRIAWLDFASEFDRSRAGLSAQARAPPLSS; encoded by the coding sequence ATGCGCCGGCGGCTGAAGAATTTTCTGCCCATCGTCCTGGTTGCCCTGCTGGTGCAGATTCTTGCACCGATCGGGGCCTGCTGGGCGGCGAACCTTGCCGCGTCCGATCCGCTCGCGGCCGCCACCATCTGCCACGGCGATGCCGGCTCCCGAGCCGGGCAGGGTGACCAGACCAGTCACGACGCCCATGACGGCTGCTGCTCGGCGTGCAGCGTGCTGCAGACCGGTGCGCCCGTTGATAGCCCGCAAGTTGCGGCCCAGGCCGTCGTACGCCTGCCGAGCCGGATCGCCTGGCTTGATTTCGCCTCCGAGTTCGATCGTTCGCGCGCCGGCCTCTCGGCGCAAGCCCGCGCGCCGCCGCTGTCTTCCTGA